A single Montipora foliosa isolate CH-2021 chromosome 7, ASM3666993v2, whole genome shotgun sequence DNA region contains:
- the LOC138010278 gene encoding clumping factor B-like — MARNEIPVAELIRKVIFMKSQTTEMARNRILSDDRDDRKSNTGRRSDKESDIYEESDDRDDKESNTGWRPDEENDIYEKSDDQNDRESNTGSRPDKEKNIYEESDDRDDRKSNTGWKPNKEKNICEESDERNDRESNTSWRPDKESDIYEESDDQEESNDRDDREWNTVRGDNKDNDIYEESDDRDDRESNTGRRPDEENDIYEESDDRNDKESNTGWKPDKESDIYEESDDREGEESNTGCRPDEENDIYEKSDDRDDRESNTGRRPDKENDIYEGSDDRDYTEPNTGRKPDEENDIYEESDD, encoded by the exons ATGGCGAGGAATGAAATACCAGTCGCAGAGCTGATAAGGAAAgtgatatttatgaagagtcagacgactgaGATGGCAaggaatcgaatactg tcagacgaccgagatgacaggAAATCGAATACTGGTCGGAGATCTGATAAGGaaagcgatatttatgaagagtcagacgaccgagatgacaaggaatcgaatactggttggagacctgacgaggaaaacgatatttatgaaaaGTCAGATGACCAAAATGACagggaatcgaatactggttcgagacctgataaggaaaaaaatatttatgaagagtcagacgaccgagatgacaggaaatcgaacactggttggaaacctaataaggaaaaaaatatttgtgagGAGTCAGACGAGCGAAATGACAGGGAATCGAACACTagttggagacctgataaggaaagcgatatttatgaagagtcagacgaccaaGAAG agtcaaaCGACCGAGATGACAGGGAATGGAATACTGTTCGGGGAGATAATAAGGATAACGATAtatatgaagagtcagacgaccgagatgacagggaatcgaatactggtcggagacctgatgaggaaaacgatatttatgaagagtcagacgaccgaaaTGACAaggaatcgaatactggttggaaacctgataaggaaagcgatatttatgaagagtcagacgaccgagaagGCGAGGAATCAAATACTGGTTGTagacctgatgaggaaaacgatatttatgaaaaGTCAGATGACCGAGATGACagggaatcgaatactggtcggagacctgataaggaaaacgatatttatgaagggTCAGACGATCGAGATTACACGGAACCGAATACTGGTCGGAAacctgatgaggaaaacgatatttatgaagagtcagacgactga
- the LOC138010279 gene encoding uncharacterized protein yields the protein MTGNRILVGDLMRKMIFMKSETTEMTGNRTLVGDLMRKAIFMKSQMTEMTGNRILVGDLTRKTIFMKSQMTEMTGNRILVGDLIRKTIFMKSQTTEMARNQIVVTDMMRKTIVMKSETTIMTGNRTLVGDLIRKAIFMKSQTTEMARNQIVVGNLARKTLFMKSGVRNGEEKRLGNTSAFAG from the coding sequence atgacagggaatcgaatactggtcggagacctgatgaggaaaatgatatttatgaagagtgaAACGACCGAAATGACAGGGAATCGaacactggttggagacctgatgaggaaagcgatatttatgaagagtcagatgaccgagatgacagggaatcgaatactggtGGGAGACCTGACGAggaaaacaatatttatgaagagtcagatgaccgagatgacagggaatcgaatactggtcggagacctgataaggaaaacgatatttatgaagagtcagacgaccgagatggCGAGGAATCAAATAGTAGTCACAGACATGATGAGGAAAACGATAGTTATGAAGAGTGAGACGACCATAATGACAGGGAATCGaacactggttggagacctgataaggaaagcgatatttatgaagagtcagacgaccgagatggCGAGGAATCAAATAGTGGTCGGAAACCTGGCAAGGAAAACTCTGTTTATGAAGAGTGGAGTGAGAAACGGGGAAGAGAAACGATtgggaaatacgtctgcgtttgcAGGCTAA
- the LOC138010280 gene encoding uncharacterized protein: MTVSTLDLPLNPLLFDILLRFRVHEDIEKAFLNIKIDPEHRDFVRFLWVKDPNKESPEVMALCFAHVVFSVNFSPFILNDIIRHHLNTCLPVYSALARELLKTLYVDDYVSGNGDMDSAFKLSKEIKLCLKSGGFNMRKWSSNSESVLRLLEKKMKLSVRFLKRAIELELKMKTKASLYQFQHKAQKTSKRFWECFGTQPHSRHQSLGSTQGSRKLYGSLETFPPSVKRRALGSRLNPAQDELIYDLNKTLGDVDAQLATRRLVLSTATRFFDSLGLVAPVILPFEMMCQKLCKAGKDWDELVEAELNHQCLMTLSDLRQAGRQNVQAVCRESRRNSPPEQWRYFSKADNPADIASRGIKFTELKESSLSLHRPDFLSKSSEQWPVQPTVVPIREELSKLKSSKPPVFSLVTAFVEGKEEEPSLDNLINPENYSSLKRLMLLFTEKLKKTRSREGTEEDFTKLYRHAEMLWIRHDQQEILKSDKYPQMKSSLGLYQDEGILRCQGRIGMSSLLYDTRFPMLLLRSH; the protein is encoded by the exons ATGACTGTCTCTACATTGGACCTTCCTCTTAATCCCTTGTTATTTGACATTTTGCTGAGGTTCAGAGTACATGAAGACATTGAGAAGGCGTTTTTGAACATTAAGATTGACCCTGAACACAGGGACTTTGTAAGATTTTTATGGGTCAAAGATCCAAACAAGGAAAGTCCGGAGGTCATGGCACTATGTTTTGCACATGTGGTGTTTAGTGTAAACTTCAGTCCTTTCATTCTAAATGACATAATCAGACACCATTTGAACACATGTTTGCCAGTTTACAGTGCACTTGCAAGAGAGCTGTTGAAGACTTTATATGTTGATGACTATGTCTCTGGAAATGGTGACATGGATAGTGCGTTCAAATTGTCTAAGGAGATAAAGCTCTGTCTTAAGTCAGGCGGCTTCAATATGAGAAAGTGGAGTAGCAATTCAGAAAGTGTGCTGAGattactggaaaaaaaaatgaagcttTCAGTGAGGTTTTTGAAAAGAGCAATAGAGCTAGAGTTGAAGATGAAGACAAAAGCTTCTCTATATCAGTTTCAACACAAAGCACAGAAAACGAGCAAAAGGTTTTGGGAATGCTTTGGAACCCAACCCCATTCTCgccaccagagccttggatcgacccaaggctctagaaaactctat ggttcccttGAGACTTTccctccctcagtcaagagaagagctctggggtcgagattgaacCCAGCCCAAGATGAACTGATTTACGATTTGAACAAGACATTAGGAGATGTAGATGCCCAACTAGCAACAAGAAGATTGGTTCTCAGTACAGCTACAAGATTTTTTGACTCCTTGGGATTGGTAGCTCCAGTCATTCTTCCATTCGAAATGATGTGTCAGAAACTTTGCAAGGCTGGaaaagactgggacgagttgGTTGAAGCTGAACTCAATCACCAATGCCTGATGACTCTATCGGATTTGAGACAGGCTGGAAGA CAAAACGTCCAAGCCGTTTGTCGAGAATCGAGAAGGAATTCACCCCCTGAGCAGTGGAGGTACTTTTCCAAAGCAGACAATCCAGCTGACATAGCGTCCAGAGGAATAAAGTTTACTGAATTGAAAGAAAGCAGCTTGTCGTTACATCGACCCGACTTCCTGTCTAAGAGTAGTGAGCAGTGGCCAGTTCAACCGACAGTTGTACCAATCAGAGAAGAGTTGAGCAAACTGAAATCCTCTAAACCACCTGTTTTCAGCTTAGTCACCGCGTTCGTTGAAGGGAAGGAAGAAGAACCGAGTCTAGATAACTTAATCAATCCTGAGAATTACAGTTCTTTAAAAAGGCTTATGCTGTTGTTTACTGAGAAATTGAAGAAGACGAGGTCCAGAGAAGGAACGGAAGAAGATTTTACGAAATTGTACAGACACGCAGAGATGTTGTGGATTAGGCACGATCAGCAAGAGATCCTAAAAAGCGACAAGTATCCACAGATGAAGTCATCATTAGGCCTTTATCAAGACGAAGGGATACTACGATGTCAAGGAAGAATTGGCATGTCTTCCCTATTGTACGATACACGATTTCCGATGCTGTTGCTGAGAAGTCATTAA